The following are from one region of the Methanoculleus caldifontis genome:
- a CDS encoding FeoA family protein, which produces MERSDATDRTPVTTLDRIGPACRCRVVAVRASGALRRRLLAMGVVSGAEVEVVRAAPFGDPTEYLVKGYHLSLRRAEASLIEVVSEGR; this is translated from the coding sequence ATGGAAAGATCAGATGCAACGGATCGCACGCCGGTTACCACGCTCGATCGTATCGGTCCGGCGTGCCGGTGCCGTGTCGTCGCCGTCCGCGCCTCCGGGGCTCTCAGGAGGCGCTTGCTTGCCATGGGAGTGGTCTCTGGGGCGGAGGTGGAGGTCGTCCGGGCCGCCCCCTTCGGCGACCCTACGGAATACCTGGTGAAGGGATACCACCTCTCGCTACGGCGTGCCGAGGCGAGCCTCATCGAGGTCGTTTCGGAGGGAAGATAG